Proteins from a genomic interval of Treponema succinifaciens DSM 2489:
- a CDS encoding aminotransferase class I/II-fold pyridoxal phosphate-dependent enzyme, giving the protein MINPLAQELNDALKGTTPGELLSDVGTRLYFPKGIIAQSAEAKKLGKTANGTIGTTVVEGKPIMLPSIKKYVPDLTSSELVGYAPTAGNPDLRAMWKESIIRKNPLLKDKKFSLPVVVPGLTAGISYLADLFLDETKPLVAADPSWDNYVLIAEARRNAKFVQFKMFKDGKFNIEGLKETMQKQAESGSVRILLNFPQNPSGYSPTSGEAKQLVSIVKEIAEKGAKVMVWCDDAYFGLNYEDNIEKQSLFAYLCDLHENVLAAKIDGPTKEDFAWGFRTGFITFGCKGLSDAQYEALVKKLMAAIRSSVSCAATPSQSLILKAASDGKLEEEKAEFRKILERRYKLVRDFVSTHESKFIKPLPFNSGYFMSFDTMSIDAEKLRQKLLNDRGIGTISIDVKTLRVAFSSLDEEKINIVYQAIYDIADELGK; this is encoded by the coding sequence ATGATAAATCCATTAGCACAAGAATTAAATGACGCGCTCAAAGGCACAACGCCAGGCGAGCTGCTTTCTGATGTTGGAACAAGACTTTACTTTCCAAAGGGAATAATCGCACAAAGCGCAGAAGCCAAAAAACTTGGAAAAACTGCGAACGGAACAATCGGAACAACTGTTGTTGAAGGCAAACCGATTATGCTTCCTTCTATAAAAAAATATGTGCCGGACTTAACTTCTTCAGAACTTGTAGGATATGCGCCGACAGCAGGAAATCCGGATTTGCGTGCAATGTGGAAAGAATCAATTATCCGCAAGAATCCGCTTTTAAAAGACAAAAAATTTTCATTGCCGGTTGTTGTTCCGGGACTTACAGCGGGAATTTCTTATCTTGCTGACCTTTTCCTTGACGAAACAAAACCGCTTGTCGCAGCAGATCCGTCTTGGGACAATTATGTTCTTATAGCTGAAGCGAGACGTAACGCAAAATTCGTTCAATTTAAAATGTTCAAGGACGGAAAATTCAACATTGAAGGATTGAAAGAAACGATGCAAAAACAGGCTGAATCCGGCTCTGTCCGCATTCTTTTGAATTTTCCACAGAACCCTTCAGGATACAGCCCTACTTCAGGCGAAGCAAAGCAGCTTGTTTCAATTGTAAAGGAAATTGCAGAAAAAGGCGCAAAAGTAATGGTTTGGTGCGATGACGCATATTTCGGACTGAACTACGAAGACAACATTGAAAAACAGTCGCTCTTTGCATATCTTTGCGACCTGCACGAAAATGTTCTTGCCGCAAAAATTGACGGACCTACAAAAGAAGATTTTGCCTGGGGATTCAGAACTGGATTTATAACTTTTGGCTGCAAAGGACTTTCTGACGCGCAATACGAAGCTCTTGTAAAAAAGCTCATGGCTGCAATCCGCTCGTCAGTTTCATGCGCGGCAACTCCGTCTCAGTCGCTGATTTTAAAAGCCGCATCAGATGGAAAACTTGAAGAAGAAAAAGCTGAATTCCGCAAAATTCTTGAGCGCCGTTATAAACTTGTGCGTGACTTTGTTTCCACACACGAAAGCAAATTTATAAAGCCGCTGCCATTCAATTCAGGCTACTTTATGTCATTTGACACAATGAGCATTGATGCAGAAAAATTAAGACAGAAACTTTTGAACGACCGCGGAATCGGAACAATTTCCATAGACGTAAAAACTTTAAGAGTTGCATTCTCAAGCCTTGATGAAGAAAAAATCAACATTGTTTATCAGGCGATTTACGACATTGCGGATGAACTTGGAAAATAA
- the eno gene encoding phosphopyruvate hydratase, with protein MGGCKIQKIVGREILDSRGNPTVEVDVILESGAFGRASVPSGASTGENEALELRDGDKKRYLGKGVLKAVENVNKVIAPVLIGMCGLEQRAIDKKMIELDGTKTKSKLGANAILGVSLAVAKAAAAYLGIPLYRYIGGTNTYTLPVPMMNIINAGQHSDAPIAFQEFMIRPVGASSFKEGIRMGTEVFHSLKAVLKARGLSTAVGDEGGFAPKLDGTEDALDTIVKAIKEAGYEPGKDVKIAMDCASSEFYENGIYDYTWKEGADGKKLTSAQQADYLADLISKYPIDSIEDGMAESDWEGWKLLTDKIGSKCQLVGDDLFVTNVEYLKKGIELGCANSILIKVNQIGSLTETLDAIEMAHRHGYTSVTSHRSGETEDSTIADIAVATNSGQIKTGSASRSDRMAKYNQLLRIEEELGDLAVYGYKRVK; from the coding sequence ATGGGCGGTTGTAAAATTCAGAAAATTGTCGGACGTGAAATTCTTGATTCTCGCGGAAATCCTACGGTAGAAGTTGACGTTATTTTGGAAAGCGGCGCGTTTGGCAGAGCATCAGTTCCTTCTGGAGCCTCTACTGGTGAAAACGAAGCACTTGAGCTGCGCGATGGAGACAAAAAACGCTACTTGGGAAAAGGAGTTCTCAAGGCAGTTGAAAATGTTAACAAAGTAATTGCTCCTGTTCTTATTGGAATGTGCGGACTCGAGCAGCGTGCGATTGACAAAAAAATGATTGAGCTTGACGGAACAAAAACAAAGTCTAAGCTTGGCGCAAATGCAATTCTTGGAGTTTCACTTGCAGTGGCAAAAGCTGCCGCAGCTTATCTTGGTATTCCTCTTTACCGCTACATTGGCGGAACAAACACTTACACATTGCCAGTTCCAATGATGAACATTATAAATGCCGGTCAGCATTCAGACGCTCCTATTGCATTCCAAGAATTTATGATTCGCCCGGTTGGAGCTTCTTCATTTAAGGAAGGAATCCGCATGGGAACAGAAGTTTTCCATAGCTTGAAGGCTGTTTTAAAGGCGCGCGGACTTTCAACTGCTGTAGGCGATGAAGGCGGTTTTGCTCCTAAGCTTGACGGAACAGAAGATGCTCTTGATACAATCGTAAAGGCGATAAAAGAAGCAGGATACGAGCCTGGAAAAGATGTGAAAATCGCAATGGACTGCGCTTCCTCTGAATTCTATGAGAATGGAATTTACGATTATACTTGGAAAGAAGGCGCGGACGGAAAAAAACTTACTTCCGCACAGCAGGCAGATTATCTTGCAGACCTTATTTCAAAATACCCGATTGATTCAATTGAAGACGGAATGGCGGAAAGCGACTGGGAAGGCTGGAAACTTCTTACTGACAAAATCGGCTCAAAATGCCAGCTAGTTGGCGATGACCTTTTTGTTACAAATGTTGAATATCTTAAGAAAGGAATCGAGCTTGGATGCGCAAATTCAATTCTTATAAAAGTAAACCAGATTGGCTCTCTTACAGAAACACTTGATGCGATTGAAATGGCTCACCGCCACGGATATACAAGCGTAACTTCTCACCGTTCCGGCGAAACAGAAGATTCAACAATTGCCGACATTGCGGTTGCAACAAATTCAGGACAGATTAAAACAGGTTCTGCATCTCGTTCAGACCGCATGGCAAAGTACAATCAGCTTTTGCGCATAGAAGAAGAGCTTGGAGACTTGGCTGTTTACGGCTATAAGAGAGTGAAATAG